One segment of Vibrio orientalis CIP 102891 = ATCC 33934 DNA contains the following:
- the pgsA gene encoding CDP-diacylglycerol--glycerol-3-phosphate 3-phosphatidyltransferase has product MRLNIPNILSLLRLFLIPVFVVVFYLPYSWSPFAAAMVFWVAGFTDWLDGMLARKLGQTSRFGAFIDPVADKVLVATALILITEHYHSIWVTIPAVTMIAREIIISALREWMAEIGKRASVAVSWVGKVKTVSQMFALWVLIWRYDDWMIWVGYAALYIATILTYWSMAQYLMAAKDDLLDEEHH; this is encoded by the coding sequence ATGCGTTTAAATATCCCCAATATACTGTCTTTATTACGACTATTCTTGATACCAGTCTTTGTCGTGGTTTTTTATCTTCCTTATAGCTGGTCTCCTTTTGCCGCAGCAATGGTGTTCTGGGTCGCAGGTTTTACTGATTGGCTCGATGGCATGTTGGCTCGTAAGTTAGGTCAAACCTCCCGTTTTGGCGCATTTATTGATCCGGTTGCAGATAAGGTATTGGTGGCCACAGCGCTTATTCTTATTACTGAGCATTACCACAGCATTTGGGTAACGATTCCAGCAGTAACCATGATTGCCCGTGAAATTATTATTTCAGCTCTCAGAGAGTGGATGGCAGAGATCGGCAAACGTGCAAGTGTTGCGGTATCTTGGGTCGGTAAAGTTAAGACGGTCAGCCAAATGTTTGCGCTTTGGGTGCTTATCTGGCGCTATGATGACTGGATGATTTGGGTAGGTTATGCCGCCCTATATATCGCGACGATATTGACCTACTGGTCTATGGCGCAATATTTGATGGCAGCCAAAGACGATTTGCTCGACGAAGAACATCATTAA
- a CDS encoding PQQ-dependent sugar dehydrogenase — MKHLIYVVAVQFIVSFNVQANDWDAELLVEGLNVPWGLSYVGENQVLVSEKNGMVGLLSLNDNSYSSLGSHPNVRVSGQGGLLDIAQSPFNHQQIYFTYAKQVGKAIETTLSTATFNQGQLSDWQDLLSTHSGSDGGRHFGSRITFDNQSLYFSVGDRGERSNGQDLTTHAGSVLRVTPKGQAVTDNPFAANSTAKPEIWSYGHRNPQGLFFDNTTNQLWSIEHGPRGGDEINLIEKGANYGWPITSHGKEYWGPIKVGEAQEKEGVNSPKKVYVPSIAPGSLILYRGEKHRQLSGKLLAGALKLTHINVLTLQGSEVISEQRILKHLGERIRDIEALPNGEIIFSTDSGKIYRLTMTE; from the coding sequence ATGAAACATTTGATTTACGTTGTGGCGGTACAGTTCATCGTCTCTTTCAATGTACAAGCAAACGACTGGGATGCTGAGCTATTAGTTGAAGGGCTTAATGTGCCTTGGGGACTAAGCTACGTTGGCGAAAACCAAGTGCTTGTCAGTGAGAAAAATGGAATGGTTGGCCTTCTGAGCCTAAACGACAACAGCTACTCATCACTTGGCTCACATCCAAACGTGCGTGTTTCTGGGCAAGGGGGACTGCTCGATATCGCCCAATCCCCTTTTAATCATCAACAGATCTATTTTACCTACGCCAAACAAGTCGGTAAGGCAATTGAAACGACCTTGAGTACCGCGACATTCAATCAAGGTCAGTTATCAGATTGGCAAGATTTACTGAGCACTCATTCAGGTTCAGACGGTGGACGCCATTTTGGCAGTCGCATTACCTTCGATAATCAATCACTCTATTTTAGCGTCGGAGATCGTGGCGAGCGCAGTAACGGACAAGATTTAACAACCCATGCAGGAAGTGTTTTACGCGTAACCCCAAAGGGCCAAGCCGTCACAGATAACCCCTTTGCCGCTAATAGCACTGCCAAACCTGAGATATGGAGTTATGGCCACCGTAATCCTCAAGGGCTATTTTTTGATAACACGACAAATCAACTTTGGTCGATTGAACACGGTCCAAGAGGCGGCGATGAAATCAACTTAATTGAGAAAGGTGCAAATTACGGCTGGCCTATCACATCACATGGTAAGGAGTACTGGGGACCAATAAAGGTTGGTGAGGCTCAAGAAAAAGAAGGGGTTAACTCGCCTAAGAAGGTGTATGTTCCGTCAATTGCGCCAGGATCTTTGATCCTTTATCGTGGAGAGAAGCATCGTCAACTAAGCGGTAAGCTGCTCGCTGGAGCTTTGAAACTCACCCATATTAATGTGCTTACCTTACAAGGCAGTGAGGTGATCTCCGAGCAACGCATCTTAAAGCACTTAGGTGAACGGATCAGAGATATCGAAGCACTACCAAATGGTGAGATCATATTCAGCACCGACAGCGGCAAGATCTACCGCTTAACGATGACTGAGTAA
- a CDS encoding sensor domain-containing diguanylate cyclase — protein sequence MLVVSHMLLVLILISGFSYTRYQSEWNRHIEYSASLAKLTLAPHISFISTSVAGLNYANLTMPATKDLFGAIDDLEFLDITGQSDYSSQTIHVSYFKRLEYLWRADVSQEELKELENKLSQLKDQIEATAPENVIRHKKLQFIQNRVKREYDAVTESIFASENIYIPWQKSPVNSESYYLDEELCTLNIVLPLRNKNGGEVWAVFDASDLTDLQHSLLEEIIAEAIVALAISLVLIGWVSHWIVSPLKSLANHMRSDNTSENLNTLRELERSDEIGQLARAYQGLLTKLDHQLNILRTRSDTDPLTGLGSRYKYSRTAIPFLKRHLANGQYVGLIICDVDNFKAFNDIYGHTEGDNALSLVGSKMSEIARDSDLAFRYGGEEFVLLCARPEMNQLISFTQRLRTEIEGLNVIHAGNQPYGALTISVGGSAASLKDINEHFVTHQELQESMFNVADKALYVGKQNGRNQVTWSGCKQDHIKESA from the coding sequence ATGTTAGTTGTATCGCATATGTTGTTGGTGTTGATACTCATATCGGGTTTCAGCTATACCCGATACCAGAGTGAGTGGAACAGACACATAGAGTATTCTGCCAGTCTAGCTAAGCTTACCCTTGCCCCACATATTTCATTTATTTCCACGTCTGTTGCTGGTCTCAATTATGCCAATCTGACTATGCCCGCGACGAAGGATTTGTTTGGAGCCATTGATGATCTCGAGTTTCTTGATATTACAGGGCAGTCCGATTATTCCTCTCAGACGATCCATGTCAGTTACTTTAAGCGTTTGGAATATTTGTGGCGTGCAGATGTTAGTCAGGAAGAACTGAAAGAATTGGAAAATAAGCTTTCACAGCTAAAAGATCAGATTGAGGCGACTGCCCCTGAGAACGTCATCCGACATAAGAAGCTCCAATTCATCCAAAATCGGGTGAAGCGTGAATATGATGCGGTAACTGAGAGTATCTTTGCCTCCGAGAACATCTATATTCCTTGGCAAAAGTCACCAGTGAATAGTGAAAGTTACTATTTAGACGAAGAGCTCTGTACGCTCAATATTGTGTTGCCACTTAGGAATAAAAATGGCGGTGAAGTCTGGGCAGTATTTGATGCCAGTGACCTGACAGACCTACAGCATTCGCTGCTTGAAGAGATCATTGCGGAGGCGATCGTTGCGTTGGCGATTTCACTCGTGCTTATTGGCTGGGTTTCTCACTGGATCGTTTCCCCGCTCAAGTCATTGGCCAATCATATGCGCTCTGACAACACCAGTGAAAATCTAAACACACTGAGAGAGTTAGAGCGAAGTGATGAAATCGGTCAGTTGGCTCGCGCCTACCAAGGACTATTGACTAAGCTGGATCATCAGCTCAATATTCTCCGCACTCGCTCAGATACCGATCCGCTAACGGGACTAGGCTCTCGATATAAGTATTCACGTACCGCGATTCCATTTCTCAAGCGACATCTTGCCAATGGCCAATATGTTGGCTTGATTATCTGTGATGTGGATAATTTTAAAGCGTTCAATGATATTTATGGTCATACAGAAGGGGACAACGCGTTGTCGCTCGTCGGCTCAAAGATGAGTGAAATAGCGAGAGATAGTGATTTGGCATTCCGTTACGGTGGTGAAGAGTTCGTTCTGCTTTGCGCTCGACCTGAAATGAATCAGTTGATCAGCTTTACACAACGCTTGAGAACCGAAATTGAAGGTTTAAACGTCATTCATGCAGGGAACCAGCCCTATGGAGCCCTGACAATCTCAGTGGGGGGCTCTGCCGCTTCCTTGAAGGACATCAACGAGCACTTTGTTACTCACCAAGAACTGCAAGAGTCGATGTTTAATGTCGCTGACAAAGCCCTCTATGTGGGTAAGCAGAATGGGCGCAATCAAGTGACGTGGTCAGGGTGTAAACAAGACCACATCAAAGAATCGGCTTAA
- a CDS encoding TetR/AcrR family transcriptional regulator, translating into MFGFGCKKSDKSERSGCSFGKSKKQQAIADREVELTLLAKSLVQEQGWSNLSMDKLTAASAYSKGTIYNHFCSKEDVILALCIHSLKSEAILFARAAEFEGSTREKIVAMHVGYRIYARMEPVLSTCAIMAKSPWVLEKASPERVKELNELEEQVISSADQLVNFAVEQGDLKYSPGIGSDAIVFANWSIAFGSNALTQNASNSHCIHRLQDPFSVLHNANMLLDGLSWKPLSTEWDYRKTWQRVEQELFAQEVEYLQSVGR; encoded by the coding sequence ATGTTTGGCTTTGGCTGTAAAAAAAGTGATAAGAGTGAGCGCTCTGGGTGCAGTTTTGGTAAATCCAAAAAGCAGCAGGCGATCGCAGATAGAGAAGTAGAACTTACCCTGTTAGCTAAATCATTAGTGCAAGAGCAGGGCTGGAGTAACTTGTCCATGGATAAGTTGACCGCTGCGAGTGCCTATTCAAAAGGGACGATCTATAATCATTTTTGTAGCAAAGAAGATGTGATCCTCGCTTTGTGTATTCACTCACTAAAAAGTGAGGCGATATTGTTCGCTAGAGCTGCCGAATTTGAAGGTAGCACTCGTGAGAAAATCGTGGCGATGCACGTAGGTTATCGAATCTATGCGCGTATGGAGCCAGTGCTTTCAACCTGTGCCATCATGGCTAAGAGCCCATGGGTGCTAGAGAAAGCCTCACCAGAGCGAGTAAAAGAACTCAATGAGTTAGAGGAGCAGGTGATTAGCAGCGCTGATCAACTGGTCAATTTTGCAGTCGAGCAAGGTGACTTAAAGTATTCACCGGGGATAGGCTCAGATGCGATAGTATTTGCTAACTGGTCGATCGCATTTGGCTCGAATGCTTTAACGCAAAATGCTTCTAATAGTCATTGTATTCACCGTCTTCAAGATCCGTTTTCTGTTCTACATAATGCGAATATGTTGCTTGATGGTCTTAGCTGGAAACCTCTCTCAACCGAGTGGGATTACCGTAAGACTTGGCAAAGAGTAGAGCAAGAGTTGTTTGCTCAAGAGGTCGAATACCTACAGTCTGTCGGCCGCTAA